In Dromiciops gliroides isolate mDroGli1 chromosome X, mDroGli1.pri, whole genome shotgun sequence, the genomic window ACCTAAAATGTTTCAGTTTAGGAACCACACCCATCACCTACCTCTTTCCAGttagaatttaaaaacaaacaaacaaacaaacaaacaaaacccttaaGCAGGCAGTTTTGTCAGAGCCCTATAACTGTTAAGACACAACCAGCAAGACAAGAGGCCAACAACATAACACCTGGGTGCTAGGCTCTGTGCCCACCACATGCTGTAACAAAGGTTTGGTAAAGCCATTCTGTACAAGTAATATGTTTGATTCATGACTTCATATGAAATTCTAATTCAATTCACATAATCGGAGAGTTGGTAGGGGGGCTCCAGAGGCCACCCAGTTTAACCCTTACCTGAGAAGGTACTCCTTCTACATCTCTTAACAAGAAAGCAATCAATCTCTACTATAAGACCACCAGTGATGAGTAACTCACTACCTACCAGAATATCCTATTccacagctctaattattaggatttCTCCCCCCCTACCAACAGGAAGGCTGAATTGACCTTGCTCCACCCCCACGGTCACTCCTCATTCTGCCCTTGGAGGCCAGGCAGAATAATTCTTCTATACAGCAACCCTTTAAATACTCGACAACTCTTATACTACGGTCCCCCTCAAAGGGCCTTTTTCCATTGGACAACCCCAAACACCAGGAGTTCTTGCATGCCCTCTCCCTGAGTGATAGAATAAGGTTAGCACCCACAGTGTCACTCCTTTAGGCCTAATTCCAAGCACACTATTTCAGTAGTACTTCAAAATATGAGGCTTCACAAAAAGAGAAGGCCAGATGAGCACCCTGCTTAGCCTTTCAAGGAGTCTGTGTTAGAAGATAACTGCTCTAAAAACCATCCACCAGAAGGTTCAGTGTCCAAGGTTTTATTTTTAGGGAAATTTCACTTCCAAGATGGCTCTTCCTGTTTTATATCTCACCAACCTAACTTATCTTTCCTCCTCAATGAAAGCCATTGGATAAGCTGTTTACAGTGGCCATCGAGAAACTTAGGTTTCAAAGGAACAAGTAAAAAGCTAAcaatccctttttttaaaaaaaaacaacaacaaaacaaacaaaacaccaaaccaccttatgaaaagaaacaaatttaaagaaaagtaGCACCTTGTTTCTTATGCGATCTCTTTTCGCTGCATCTTCTTTTCTGTCCTCTTTGGTCATTCTGTCTGAGGTGCCTATTAAATCTGTACCATCATTCCTCTTTCCTTTGTCCCTAAGTagatctctttcccttttcatttcctcttcttttcttctaaagGTCTTCTCCTTCTCAAAGCGTTCCTTTTGTCTCCGTTTGTCTTCTTCCTGCCGTCTCAGCTTCTCCTTCTCTCGCTGCTGCCTCTCTCGCTCCTTGTCTCTTTCATAGTCCTTGTCCCTCTCCCTGTGGTCTTTGCCACCCTCATCTTCCGATCTGCATGGAAAACAAATCTGAGAGTGAACCCTCAGCGTTCTGGGCATCGCAAGTGGAAGACACACTGTGCTTTCGACCTGGCTACGGAAATGAAGCTACCTAGAAAAAAAAGGCCACAAGAGCGTGCTGAAACTGGCCACAATCTCGTGACCCTGCATTTGTTCAAGCTCCTCTGGAAAGCTGCCCCAAGAGACGCATGACAAGGAGTCTTTTGGACCCTCCTCCCCACCATCTAATTAGAAACAGTAGCGGATCTTCATTCAGCCGCAAAGCCAGGACAGAGCAACCAATGCCAATAGCACCCTTGCATATAGGAGCCACTTAACTGTTTGTAGAATTCACCTCAACGCTGCAGGGACAAGTCTTAAAGGAGCCATGCTGGTGAGCCCTAGAATACTAACTTCTTGGCTTTCTCTTCTTTCGTCTCCCCATCAGAACGCTTGGCCGCGGCACTACTCTGCCCactggttttttcctcattcagatTCTCTTTGTCCAACCTCTtggctttttcccttttttccaattctttttcatctcctctttctggcttcttgagCAACTTGAAAAAGAAcaagtttattttcattttgagggGTCGAAAGGgagtgttctttttttaaaaaaaaaaaaaagatctaaagaGAACAACATTCTGGCCCATCTAAGCCTTAGGTCACTCCCAGTGGCTCCCATTGGGTTCCCCGTTCTGAAAATGGCGGGAGGTGCGCTCCTTTTCTCAGGCTGACAGATAATGCAGAGAAAGGtaaattactaaaaaataaagaaaaaagaaaaaaagaggcaagacCAGCATCCACATGTCACCCACTCCCTGAAATCTGAAATCGGGGAGCAAGAGGATCCCAACTCTTCGGTTTTAGAAAGGCCAATGCACAATTTCCAAGCATGCTGTCCACAGCAAAGTAGCAGGGCTAGCTATTGCAGTTGGTGATGCTTTGTGGCAGAGTACATCATGAACCTAAAAACCTAAACATGCTGGATGGCTGGGTGCTGCTGGGTTTTGGTTTCAGCCTAACGCTCCGAGTGACAAATATGTCTGTCAGTGAGGGACCGATCCACCTCGCAGAAATCATTTTTGcttgaggctttttttttgttgCGATGGCACCCGGTTGAATGGTTAAGAACCACCCAGCAGCTGGTTAATAAAGCCAAATGCCTCACATGGTACAAAGGGGCCTACAGGTCCATCTCTGCTGAGCAGGAGTCAGATACTTAATGTTTACTTGTTCAAAGATAGGGTTCAAAACTGCCACACAGGTAGGAATGAGCTCTAAGATTCCCGGTGTGCAAAGAAaacccctcccctgccccaaatcCTCCCCAAGTGACCCGATACCATCAGGATATATTCTTATGGAAAACATAAGAACTCCAAGTCTTAGGACGGAGGCTTCATGCAGCACTACGTCACTGAGCGAAGGGCGTAATAGCACAGCACACACTGAAGCAGGAGCTAATTAAGCAGAAACAAACAAGTTCCCTGCAAAGGGCTAAAAGTCCAATCTGAACAGCATGACAGGCAAAAGAAAGCATCATTCTAGGTGCTGGTCCACAGTGTGTGTTCTTCTTAGCTCTTCTCTGGAGAGGAGTTGATTGCACATTAGGAGAAGCCAGAATACTTAGCACTCTTATTAGGAATGCAAATAAGTGTGTCTCCTGCTTAGGGGGAGCTGCCTCGTTGGAAAGAGGGGGGCAAAGCGCAAGTCATGGCTGAGGTGGCAGGCACAGGGTGTGTAtgagagactgagaagaagcctgAGGATATCCCCCACCCCCCTGAATGAGCTGGGAGTCTAGTAACTGAGGGGACTCCAGCATCGAGAGAAGCAAAAGGGGGTGGGGCAAGTGGAGAATGCATTGATATCAGGCCTCCCGACCCAGACCCAGGAGTTGAGTAGGGATTGCTTCCTGCTTTGGGGCAAAatgcctcccccacctttcccaaAGTGTCAGGGAACAAAATAGTCCACGGAGTTCGGCAGAGCAAAAGCTTCCCCAAACCCTGATTCAGAGGGGGAGCTAGCAGGGCCTAGCTCTAGTTCCTTCCTTGAGGAGAGATTTGGAGCATGTGTGACTGGGAGCTGCTTGCTGGTTGGCTACTGAGTCCTGTGCACAATGAGGATGATGGAGGAAACAgacaagagagggaggagaatgcCATGGAGGCCGGTCACCCTCAGTGGCCCCCAGGCAACCGGGTTAGCCTGCAGATGGCAGAGGGAGAGGGACTTAACCAGCTCCCCTTCCTCCACAAGCTGTGAATACGCAGCAAAGAGAAGTCAGTGGGCCTGTGGTTTGTcacttcaccccacccccaaccctaccATGGGACTTAGAGGTGTTTCCACTGCTAACCCTAGCACCTCAAATACTTGGGAAGACCTGGTCACATGACAAAGTGCTCTGTTGTGCTGGGCCTTGATTACTTTGGTGATCTGCAGTTTCTAACCTGTGTACCAGAAGACAGTGGGAAAACACGCAGACGAGCCAACCCCGATTGAGTGTCAGTGTGAAGGAAAACATGGAGAAAGTTCTACCGCCCCACTAGCCAACCGGAAGGCCTTAATGACTATGAAACAAGTAGAAATCCAGTAATGGAGCATGTTAAATGGCAAaaatggaccaaaaaaaaaattaaaaaaaaaaaaaaaggacaaaatttgTAATGACAAATTAAATGGTATGAGAGGTGCTGGTTAATGCGCCCAAGGGCTTCCCACTTCTCAAAGTCAAAATAATAGTGTTGGAGGAAAAAAGTTTGCTTTATTGGTTTGCCACAAGAAACTTTATTTTGTCTACACCGACACTCAATACACGGACACTCCATACATTTTTCGGGAAGTTGTTCCATGCGACTTTTCTGCAACATGGATTTCATACCTTAATCTTTGGTTCATCCTTTGATCTATCCCTCTCTTTTTCTGGGCCTCTTTCAATCTTCTTTATCTTGTCtgtatcctttctttttctcctctcttcttccttccattttctccgttcttcttctctctgcctttttctctcgATCTCTCTCCGccgtctctcttctctcttttcttctctcatccTCTGTAAAAAGGGAGGATTCAAAGTCTTTTAAACAAGATGGCCAGCAGCCACAAAGCATGCTGGGTACCCTACATCTAGCAAAGGCAAGCTTTCTTCTCTACCCTGTAGACTAAGTCCAACCCCACCTTCCTATAGAAAGGAGGTGCCCCAGCTAGGCAAGAATCTCTTTGCAGCTGATCAAATGCTCTACCTATGGCTTTCAAGAAGACAAAGGGCACCCAGAGGGCAAGCCAGCCATGCAAAAATAGCACTTTGCGTTTAAacggtgctttaaggttttacaaagcattttatatccatttttgcttttgatcTCCCCTGTATCTCCCCCATAACAGTCAAGCAGAGGGGCCAAGTCTAAAGACAGCAGGACTAGACTCTCCCTACTCCCAGGCTCAAGTGGCTAGGAACCACCATAAGCATATACTTGGAAGCCCCCCAGCCCCAATTCCCAGGGTAAATGAGATCCAATTTATCAAGAGAACATCGTCATTACATTTCTTACCTGTTTATTTTTCAAGAAGTTCAAAAGGGGAGTTGTCTTCTTGGCTACATAAATATAAGGGGGAAAAATCCAGTGTCAATTATACACCTTGCAAGGACTTCCTTCTGACCTTCAGGGCCAGGACAACCTCTAACATATTATCAGAAGAAAGTTTTTCATTTCAAACCTTAGCAGCAAAAACCAATCCCTACATTTGTCCAGTGCCTTGTAGCTCAGTAAGAGCTCTCATACAGAGGATCCTGGCTCTGGGCTTTCAAGAGGGCACGTGGTACTGATTTAAGGTCTGGGGCATTATCCCGGGGTGCAGACCACCTCTTCAGCACCAACCACGGAGCGTGAATGAAGCCAGCCAACCTTGAAGAAGGAACTGCAGTTACACCTGGACTTTCAAGGCAAACGTTCTTTGGTTTTATGAcaagaccaaagaaaaagaaatgatatcagGCTTTTATTTCCCAGCAATCGACTAGCAAacgtttattaaacacctactatgtcaggccttgtgctaagtacgggagatacaaagaaaaggaaaaaaaccagccctggttctcaaggagctcatgtcccaggggaggggagggagagaacaaagGAAGAGCAAAGGCGGGTAGATAGGCAGATGTAAAAGGTAATTAATTGGGTGGGTGGGGTGAATAGGACAGTCCAGTCAGGAAGAATGGGGAATGGCTTCTTACAGAGAAGCCTTGTGCCAAATTTGGAAGGAAATAAGATCCCAAAAGGCCAAAGTGAGGCAGTTTATTCAAGGTACAGGGCACAGtaaatgcaaaggcatggagatgggaaaaggAATGTCATATGTGAGAAACAGAGGAAAGGCTAGCCCAGCTGAAAGGCAGAGTTCAGGAAAAAAGCATAAGTAGGCTGTTAAAGTAGAGTGGAACCAGGCTTcaaagggctttaaaggccaaacagatGATGAGTTTGGATTATGGCTTGAAGAGAAAAGGGAACCAGCCGAGTTTCCTTAGTTTGGGAGTTATAGGGTGAGATTTAAGGGTTTGAGGTTAATCATTCTGGCAGCTAAGAGCGGGATTAGcctggagagagacttgaagaagGAACATTGAATAGGAAGCTACTGCAATAGCCCAGGTGAGAcaggatgagggcctgaattaggctGGTGTCTatgggagtagagagaaggggatagattaGAGAAATGTCATAGAGGTACAGCAAGTAACATTTAGCAACTGACTGgatgggaggtgagggagggtgagtcatccaggatcacacagactgGGAAGCTGGGTAACGGGAAGTATGTTAGTCCTCACAAGAGTTAGTTCTATTTTGGAGTTTGAGATGCTGTGGGAAATGGTTAATgggcagttggtgatgcaggaTTGGCGTTTGAGAGAGAAGATAAGTCTGACAAATAGAACTGGGGACCATCAGCATAGATGAGCATTAAACCCACggaagctgatgaggtcaccaaaggAAATGGTATATTACAGGGAAAAGGGAATAGGGCCCAGCACAGTCGCTTAGGCATAGTTTCTTTATCTAGAAATATCCATTTGTAAGTAGTAGAAAACACCAAAAGATCTTCAAAAACTTACCAGAAATTCAAAGGTCCTAAAAACTTACAATTCTTAAACCTCTACACCCCAAGAAGATAAAAACCAGAAAGGCCCCATAATATACAAAGGatttcatagcagctctttttgtgacagcaaaaaactggaaacaaagtaggtgcccattgattggagaaCGGCTGAGAACCGGCTGAACAGAGTGTGAtctatgaatacaatggaatgttATTCcactaaaagaaataacaaatatgaggaatacagagaaacatgggaagacttgtatgaaccgagGAAGAGCGAAGAGAGAGCAAGGTAAGGCAATGACCACAATCATGTACACCAACTCTGGGTGATTGGGATAATGAATTTTAGTCCCGAGAGAAGAGACTTTTTAGGTAGGAAGGTGGATGATTATGGGCATATAAATACCACATACACTGTCAAATGGGCTTTATTTAACACTTATCCAAAGGGGACtaacatgaaaaatgaaaagcattgATATAATTACATTGATTTAGAAGATATGCTCCCAAGATCGGCACTTACCATTTGTTTAGTACAGCGATGTGTTTGTAATTGAACAGTAATTGTAAAgtttaataaaaatgatgaccCTTTAAAGAGGCACACATTACCTTAAGAGCATTCtctctaccctccctccccccttaccTATCAGCTCTTTATttcttgcttctatttcttcCAACAGAGTCTCCGGAGTGGACGTCAGTTTCTCTTCCTCTGCACAATAACTCTCCAAGAATTTCTTGTACTCGGGGTCTAAATATGGAATCGAGGAATTAAGTATGGCAGCCTTTCCATGTCAGACTGCATACAAGTCTGTCAGAGGGACTCCCTATTTCATGCAAACTCCATTctggatcccccccccccaagaaaggaCCAAGAAAAAGACCACTTGAGATTTTATTGCTTTGGCTCTTTGATAAGGGGACACCTGTGCGAAGAACTTGCTCCATCCCCCCTGGATGCTTTGAAAAGCTGTAGTCCCAACCACCCCGAGTCACACTTGCAAGAGGCCTCACCGTAATGGCATCTGTAGACAATTCAAATGCCTTTCCTGGCACACAGTCTTTAAACATTGGGTTGTAAGCTCCTTAATGGCAGGGGATATCTTTtgcctcttagcacagtgcctggcccatagtaggcccttaaaaaaatgtttattgactgaccgaaAATGATTCAATAGATGAAAATCCagatttgcacaaataaaatttgGGCCAATAAATGTTTTATCCCAATATGAGTTCATTCAATAGAAAACTTCTCTAGGCCACCAAGGCTTGAAGGTAGTCTATATTTACTTTTGTAGAACACCACGAAATGTGATGCTGCTTATACTACCTCAGAGAGGCTGAATGTAAGTTCCTAAACATGGCATTTGAGGGGACAAAAATCACAAGTTCTTCCTAGGGCACTTGTTGCCAGTGAGGTGGCAAAGTGGTTAAGAGTGTAgaacttggcatcaggaagatgtgagttccaatccagcctcacacttattagatgtgtgatcctgggaagatCACCTACCCCCTCAGcctttgtttccccatctgtaaaatgggaatggtaatAACAGCCCttccctcccaggattattgtatGGAACAAAGGCACTAACATCATGGCACTCTGccaatcttaaagcaccatataaagaCTAGTTACTATTACCTCACCCAACCcttgtttttcaaaagaaaaccaTTTGGAATGCAAGGTGGGGATGGATGTGACCTGATCCCAAGGTCAATGCATCTGAATTCATAATATTATGTTATTAGGTTTGCActgcattttattattattattttttaggcaaatggggttaagtgacttgcccagggtcacacagctagtaagtgtcaatcatctgaggccggatttgaactcaggtactcctgactctaggaccggtgctctatccactgtgccacctagcacccTGCACTGCATTTTCCTTATAAGATACAAGCTCTGCTTGCTCTGGGATTGGTTTTGTAAAAGGTCAGTTGAACATGAGGGtcccttgattttaaaaaaacttgagGAGTGACTGGCAGGGGTATCTTCTATTTCAGAGGCTGGCCAGAGACCTCGCAAACCTCACGAGCTTGGCATATTCAAGTGGGAGCTATGATCGCCAACTCCTGCTATCTGTGGATTTGAGCTGACGTGCCCAGACAATTAGCAACACACATTTTGTTCCAATTTTAGAGCCTGAAGTGACCAACTGAGCATTAATTCTGAGTCAtaccaaatcaaatcaaaagagaGATCACAGCCTGATGAAGGTGCTTTGTCATCCACAGATCGGAATGACCAACCTTGTCTCAGATTTGGTGTGCATGAAGATGACAGAAATGGAAACCAAAGCTGTTTTTGTTAACACGGCCAGAAGTGAGCTTAGAGGCTAACcggtccaaccctcttattttagagaggaggaaaactGAAGGCTCGGGGGTCAAACACAGGCTTCTCTTTTGGCCCATCTGAGGTGTCTTCATCTTGTAAACAAAGGccctcatcatcatcaatagCAGCAAGAGAAATACAGGATTTCTTGTACTGACTACACTATCTTCCCCAGAGTCTACAAATAAAATTCAGTTAGCTGGAGAAAATCAACATTCTTTACCAGGAAATCTGACTTTCCTTTCAAGATTAACCACTTAACAGTCCAATCCCCACCACTgaatgatctcatcagtttggcCTTTTGCAAAAAAGAGAACGCAAGttcttcccccgcccccaactCTGACCCCATATACCGCCATGGTGGTATCGTACCATCCTCAATAGTCCCGGTTTTGGcatctttcttcttgttcttcttttttgcCGATTTTTGGAAAGGAGCAAATTCTACAATGGCAGGATACTCCTGACCTGTTtggaaaaacaacacaacaacccccccccacaacAATTGCTCGTATATAATTTTATGGTTCCCAAGGGTTCTTAACATGCTGCTACTAAGTAACAAGAGGTGGGTGGTATTGCATCATCAGTCCtggttttacacatgaggaaactgaggctgtgagagaTAGTCACAAGGCAATACATACTTTCATAAAGGCAGTGCCTTCAAAACGAAGGCCAGAAATTCAAGTTGCTCCTTTGGAGAAGTCCTACGAGGTGGCAGTAGGATCTTAGGCtcagatttagagcaggaaaggacttGAAAGGTGGTGTACTTTGCTCTCCTCCCCATTTCCCCAGGCCCAAGGAAGGTACGTGAATCACCCAGTGTCATAAGAGAAGTAGTAGCAGGCTAGGACCTCTCTGATAACAATTatctaatgctctttctactttCCCAGGTAGCCTTCCCCAAGAAAGTTCTCACCTCTTACCATCAAGAGAACCACTATGACCTGGgttacaaaaaaccccaactatcATAagaaaagacaacttagaagggaGCGAAGACATTTCTGTGGATTGAACTCCagtcaccttaaaaaaaaaaaaacctttaaaaaaagttcattaaaaaaaagaccataGAACGGGCCCTTCATCCCTGGAAGGGATGACATGTCAGGGAGCCATGTATTTGAGGCTACaaattgttgttgagttgtttcagttgtgtccaactcttcgcaACCCCATCTAGGGCAGAGATATTGGAGCAATTTGCCCTTTCCTTATCCagctaatttgacagatgaagaaacagaggcaatcagggtgaagttacttgcccagggtcacaaagctactaagtgtctaagtgTGGATTTGAAAGCTGgaaaatgagccttcctgattccaggcccaactctatctacttcgccacctagctccccataaaaataaataagtaaaaaacgATATAGAAAGGGCTCTTCAGCCACAGAGGGGACAACTTGTTTGGAGATTAGATATTTGCTATACAATAACACCAGACTAGCAATGTAGACAGTAGCTTTTCCAGCTACTTTCTGCAAGCCTCAGAAAAAAACCCCTGACAGACTCAAGTCCTATTCCTAGCATATACCCTGGGCAAACCACATGCCTCTCAGTGCCCCCCAAAGTGCCAACTGCAAAACAGGTGCCAAaaggagtttcttcatcagaagtTCTCTATTCACAGATTTACTGAAAAGAAACACAACACCGTAGCTACTtgaaagagaacagaaaggcaggaagtttaaaaagaaaattcatgtaCTTTCCTCTTAGTGTCCTCATTATAGGAttcagttaatttaaaaaaacaaaaaacccccaaacctcggggcagctagatggcacagtggatagagcaccggccctggagtcaggagtacctgagttcaaatccatcttcaggctcttaacacttactagttgtgtgaccttgggcaagtcacttaaccccaattgcctcacccaaaaaccccccccccaaacttctCTAGGCAAGGTATAAAATGATGAACATTGGTCTCTGCCATCCAGGACCTTATAGAGATACAACCTGTAAAAACCTAACAGTAATACAATGTAAAATGGGATCATTGCCACCAGAGGCAAATGTCAAGAAACTTCagaggaattaagaagacctgagttcaaagccctggctctgctacctgtatgaccttgggcaagtcatttgctgGAGTTGTTTGCACATCTGAAAAACGAAGAGGTTAGACTAAATTAAGTGGTCTCGAAGGTCCTTTTTAGCTCAGTGTCTACAATCCCAGAAGAAATGGCTTCCATATGGATCCTGGAGATCACCCAAATCCAacagtttttattatttgatttcCAAACCCACCATCCTTAGAAGGGGAGAGCTACAGGCAGGAGTAGGATGTATCAGCTGACAAGAAGGGAGGAGACAAGCATAAGACGAACTACAGTATTCTGGACCATTTATGAGAAGTACCAACAGCCTTATTCCACAAAGGCCCTGAGGATTTCAGTGTATCATAGGCACAGAATAAATTTCAGAATCATGAATCATAATCACGATCCAAAGGCATCACCTAAAAAGTTGTGAGCTGTTCAGTTACAGAATGTAAGCAAGCATTTTACAAAGATTTCCATCCAAAATGGTCAGTGTTGTGGTTTTCTTAAATCCTAGTTCTTACAGAAGTACCATCCAGACTAATTTATTCTTCataccccctctcccccttttttgcggggtaatgagggttaagtgacttgcccagggtcacacagctagtaagtgtcaagtgtctgaggctggatttgaactcgggtcctcctgaatccagggccagtgctttatccactgtggcacctagctgccccccccccaactaattcattctcaaagagttcTGTATAATTCCACCTTGAATGTGGACATTACTATCTCCTTTTCAAATC contains:
- the UPF3B gene encoding regulator of nonsense transcripts 3B, whose protein sequence is MKEDKEKARPKEKRPPSFSVSSAAATAAAAETAAAAVTAAAVTAAAAAVTAASAPAPAPAPAPAPAPAPPPAPASAPAPAPAPAPAPASASAAASAGASFSGAGSGDSAKTQDRKGERFKEKKEMLSKVIIRRLPPTLTKEQLEEHLQPLPEHDYFEFFANDSSLYPHMFSRAYINFKNQEDIVLFRDRFDGYVFVDHKGQEYPAIVEFAPFQKSAKKKNKKKDAKTGTIEDDPEYKKFLESYCAEEEKLTSTPETLLEEIEARNKELIAKKTTPLLNFLKNKQRMREEKREERRRREIERKRQREEERRKWKEEERRKRKDTDKIKKIERGPEKERDRSKDEPKIKLLKKPERGDEKELEKREKAKRLDKENLNEEKTSGQSSAAAKRSDGETKEEKAKKSEDEGGKDHRERDKDYERDKERERQQREKEKLRRQEEDKRRQKERFEKEKTFRRKEEEMKRERDLLRDKGKRNDGTDLIGTSDRMTKEDRKEDAAKRDRIRNKDRPAMQLYQPGARSRNRLGPYEDSSLKSAEPAPDKKQDNENNSRKEEE